In Bos indicus x Bos taurus breed Angus x Brahman F1 hybrid chromosome 23, Bos_hybrid_MaternalHap_v2.0, whole genome shotgun sequence, a single genomic region encodes these proteins:
- the LOC113881646 gene encoding olfactory receptor 2B6-like: MIAVNESIPLEFILLGFSDRPWLEFPLFVVFFISYMVTIFGNLTIILVSRLDSRLQTPMYFFLTNLSLLDLCYTTSTVPQLLVNLHSTRKVISYGGCVAQLFIFLALGATECVLLPVMCFDRFVAICRPLHYSVIMHQRLCLQLAAASWITGFSNAMWFSILALQLPLCGPFVLDHFLCEVPALFKLSCVDTTANEAELFFLSMLFHLVPFTLIVISYAFIARAVLRIQSAEGRQKAFGTCGSHLLVVSLFYGTAISMYMQPPSPSSKDRGKMISLFYGIVAPMLNPLIYALRNKEVKEAFKRLVARVFSIRK, encoded by the coding sequence ATGATTGCAGTAAATGAGAGCATCCCCCTGGAGTTCATTCTCTTAGGCTTCTCAGATCGACCATGGCTAGAGTTTCCACTCTTTGTGGTCTTCTTCATTTCTTACATGGTCACTATCTTTGGGAATCTGACCATTATTCTAGTGTCACGCCTGGACTCCAGACTCCAGACtcccatgtatttctttcttacCAATCTGTCACTTCTAGATCTTTGCTACACCACAAGTACAGTTCCACAATTGCTGGTAAATTTGCACAGCACCAGGAAGGTAATTAGTTATGGTGGCTGTGTGGCCCAGCTGTTCATATTTCTGGCTTTGGGGGCCACTGAATGTGTTCTGCTGCCCGTCATGTGCTTTGATAGGTTTGTAGCTATTTGTCGGCCTCTCCATTACTCAGTCATCATGCACCAAAGGCTCTGCCTCCAGTTGGCAGCTGCATCCTGGATTACTGGTTTCAGCAACGCAATGTGGTTTTCTATCCTGGCTCTCCAACTGCCACTCTGTGGCCCCTTTGTACTAGATCACTTTCTCTGTGAAGTCCCTGCTCTGTTCAAATTGTCATGTGTTGACACCACAGCAAATGAGGCTGAACTCTTCTTTCTAAGTATGCTATTCCATCTAGTACCCTTTACACTTATTGTTATATCATATGCTTTTATTGCCCGAGCAGTGTTGAGGATCCAATCTGCTGAAGGCAGACAAAAAGCGTTTGGAACTTGTGGCTCCCATCTACTTGTGGTGTCACTTTTTTATGGTACAGCCATCTCCATGTACATGCAGCCACCTTCACCCAGCTCCAAGGACCGGGGAAAGATGATTTCCCTCTTTTATGGAATTGTTGCACCCATGCTGAATCCCCTGATATATGCACTTAGAAACAAAGAGGTAAAGGAGGCCTTTAAAAGGTTAGTGGCAAGAGTCTTCTCAATcaggaaataa